In one window of Kwoniella newhampshirensis strain CBS 13917 chromosome 14, whole genome shotgun sequence DNA:
- a CDS encoding pre-mRNA-splicing factor RSE1 has product MHLLNLTLQPPSNITSAVVGSFSGTKGQEILVVKGGTKLEILKLNTGTGQLDTICSTEAFGTVRNVAGFRLAGMTKDYILASSDSGRLSIIEFVVTPTPHFESLYQEVYGKSGSRRVVPGQFLAVDPKGRSALVGATKLVYVLNRNQEGKLFPSSPLEAHKNHTLVTHIVGVDQGYDNPLYAALEMDYSDSDEDPTGEAFENAQKYLTFYELDLGLNHVVRKWSEPTDRRANMLVQVPGGQNANSDKFDGPSGVLVCCEDHIIWKHMDVEAHRIPIPRRRNPLVQRGDSSRGLIIVAAVMHKIRGAFFFLLQSEDGDLYKVWIEHEGEDVKSLKIKYFDTVPVANSLCILKSGYLFVASEFSDQNLYQFQNLADDDGEQEWSSTDYPDNGNIDGPLPYAFFSPRPLQNLLLVDTLSSLDPITDASVVNLLGPASDAPQIYAACGRGPRSTFRTLKHGLDVSVLVSSPLPGVPTNVWTLKLTEEDEFDSYIVLSFPNGTLVLSIGATIEEVNDTGFLSSGPTLAVQQLGDAGLLQVHPYGLRHIRAADRVDEWPAPPGQTIVAATTNKRQVVIALSTAELVYFELDPEGSLSEYQDKKALPGNATCLSIAEVPEGRRRTPYLAVGCDNQTVSVISLEPESTLVTQSLQALTAPPVSICLAEIFDVNIDKNRPTMFLNIGLMNGVLLRTVVDPVDGSLSDTRLRFLGAKPPKLVRATVHGQPSVLAFSSRTWLLYTYQDMLQTQPLIYDTLEYAWTLTASMCPDGLIGISGNTLRIFTIPKLGEKLKQDLIPLSYTPRKFVGHPYNTVFYMIESDHRTYAPAAVQRIVTEKEASGSRLDKTILELPPNEFGRPRAGAGHWASLIRVIDPVANESLMTLELDEDEAAFSLAICYFERGGGEPFLVVGTGVKTTLQPKGCQEGWLRVYAIKEQGKVLEFMHKTKTDEVPLCLAAFQGFLLAGVGKALRLYEMGKKALLRKCENNGFPTAVVTITVQGARIIVGDMQESTFYCVYRSIPSRQLLIFADDSQPRWVTCVTNVDYETTACGDKFGNIFLNRLDGRISETVDDDPTGATILHEKSFLMGAAHKTDLIAHYNVGSIVTSITKVSLVAGGRDVLVYTTISGAVGALIPFVSMDDVEFMTTLEMHMRSQDVSLVGRDHLAYRGYYVPVKDVVDGDLCESFGLLPYSKQQAIAADLDRNVGEVLKKLEQMRTSSAF; this is encoded by the exons ATGcatctcctcaatctcacCCTCCAACCTCCCTCAAACATCACGTCCGCCGTGGTCGGGTCTTTCTCGGGCACGAAGGGACAGGAGATATTGGTCGTCAAAGGGGGCACGAAGCTGGAGATTCTCAAGTTGAACACTGGTACTGGACAAC TGGACACAATATGTTCAACAGAG GCATTCGGCACGGTCAGGAATGTAGCTGGATTCAGATTAGCGGGAATGACAAAAG ATTACATCCTCGCTTCCTCTGATTCTGGTCGATTGTCGATAATTGAATTCGTCGTAACCCCTACACCACACTTTGAGAGCCTGTATCAAGAGGTCTATGGAAAGTCTGGAAGTCG ACGAGTTGTACCTGGACAATTCTTGGCGGTTGATCCTAAAGGCAGAAGTGCTTTGGTTGGAGC GACTAAGCTGGTCTACGTTCTCAACCGGAATCAAGAAGGCAAACTattcccttcttcccctctaGAAGCGCACAAAAACCATACCCTCGTGACTCATATTGTCGGAGTAGACCAG GGTTACGACAATCCCCTCTACGCTGCACTCGAAATGGATTATTCAGATTCTGACGAGGATCCAACCGGAGAGGCATTTGAGAACGCACAGAAA TACTTGACCTTTTATGAACTTGATCTGGGATTGAATCACGTCGTGCGAAAATGGAGTGAGCCAACAGACAGGAGAGCAAACATGCTGgtacaag TCCCCGGTGGTCAGAACGCGAACTCGGACAAATTCGATGGACCTTCCGGAGTCTTGGTGTGCTGTGAGGATCATATTATCTGGAAGCACATGGATGTCGAAGCGCATAGGATACCCATCCCCAGACGGCGAAACCCATTAGTACAAAGAGGGGATAGCAGTCGAGGTCTGATCATTGTCGCGGCGGTTATGCACAAAATCAGG GgcgctttcttcttcctgcttCAGTCCGAAGATGGAGACTTATACAAGGTGTGGATTGAGcacgagggagaggatgtcAAGTCTCTCAAGATCAAATACTTTGACACGGTACCGGTGGCGAACAGTCTGTGTATCTTGAAGAGCGGTTATCTTTTCGTCGCGAGCGAGTTTAGTGATCA AAATTTGTACCAATTCCAAAACCTAGCAGATGACGACGGAGAGCAAGAATGGTCGTCTACCGACTACCCGGACAACGGTAACATCGATGGACCTTTGCCCtacgccttcttctctccccgCCCTCTGCAaaatctcctcctcgttgataccctttcttctctcgatccTATCACCGATGCATCGGTTGTCAACCTCCTTGGTCCAGCCTCAGACGCCCCTCAAATATACGCTGCATGTGGACGAGGACCTCGCAGTACATTCAGGACTCTGAAGCATGGTTTGGACGTTTCGGTGTTGGTCAGCTCTCCGTTACCGGGTGTACCCACCAATGTTTGGACCTTGAAATTAacggaagaag ACGAGTTTGACTCATACATTGTACTATCTTTCCCTAATGGTACCCTTGTCCTCTCTATTGGCGCTACCATCGAGGAGGTCAATGACACCGGtttcctctcctccggACCCACTCTCGCCGTCCAACAGCTTGGCGACGCTGGTCTTCTTCAGGTTCATCCTTATGGTCTTCGACATATCCGAGCTGCGGATCGAGTAGATGAATGGCCGGCCCCTCCAGGACAGACCATTGTCGCTGCTACCACCAACAAGCGACAAGTCGTTATTGCGCTTAGTACAGCGGAACTGGTTTACTTTGAGTTGGATCCAGAGGGATCACTGAGCGAATATCAGGATAAGAAGGCTCTACCGGGTAACGCCACTTGTTTGAGTATTGCCGAGGTACCTGAAGGTCGAAGACGGACGCCTTACCTG GCTGTCGGATGTGATAATCAAACGGTATCCGTTATCTCCCTGGAGCCCGAGAGTACCCTTGTGACTCAAAGTCTGCAG GCTTTGACTGCTCCCCCTGTCTCCATTTGTCTTGctgagatcttcgacgtcAACATTGACAAGAACCGGCCGACAATGTTCCTCAATATCGGTTTGATGAACGGTGTCCTACTACGTACCGTTGTTGACCCTGTAGACGGTTCACTGTCCGACACTCGATTACGGTTCTTGGGTGCCAAACCTCCAAAGCTCGTCCGAGCGACCGTGCATGGCCAGCCGTCTGTCTTGGCGTTCTCTAGCAGGACCTGGCTCTTATACACTTATCAGGACATGCTGCAGACTCAGCCCTTGATCTACGACACCCTCGAGTATGCTTGGACATTGACGGCTAGTATGTGTCCAGATGGTTTGATCGGTATCTCTGGCAACACTCTGAG AATATTCACCATTCCCAAGCTTGGAGAAAAGCTTAAGCAGgatctcatccctctctcatACACGCCCCGTAAATTCGTCGGCCATCCATACAACACGGTCTTCTACATGATCGAGTCCGATCACAGGACATATGCACCTGCCGCGGTTCAACGGATAGtgacggagaag GAGGCAAGTGGAAGCAGACTTGACAAGACGATACTCGAGCTCCCTCCCAACGAATTTGGTCGACCCCGAGCAGGAGCAGGCCACTGGGCTTCACTCATCCGTGTGATTGACCCAGTTGCT AACGAGTCTTTAATGACTTTAGAActtgatgaagacgaggcgGCGTTTTCCCTGGCAATCTGCTACTTTGAGCGGGGCGGAGGCGAGcctttcctcgtcgtcggtaCTGGAGTGAAGACCACTCTTCAACCGAAGGGATGTCAAGAGGGCTGGCTGAGAGTTTATGCGATCAAGGAGCAAGGAAAGGTCTTGGAGTTCATgcacaag ACCAAGACCGACGAGGTACCGCTGTGTCTCGCTGCGTTCCAGGGGTTCTTACTAGCGGGTGTCGGGAAGGCCTTACGATTGTACGAGATGGGCAAGAAGGCTTTATTGAGAAAGTGTGAGAACAAT GGTTTTCCAACGGCGGTCGTCACCATCACTGTGCAAGGAGCGCGAATCATTGTTGGCGATATGCAAGAATCCACTTTCTACTGTGTCTACCGATCCATCCCGTCTCGACAACTACTCATCTTTGCCGATGATTCTCAACCTCGATGGGTTACTTGCGTCACCAACGTTGACTACGAAACCACTGCTTGCGGTGACAAGTTCGGCAACATCTTCCTGAATAGATTGGACGGCAGAATATCAGAAACAGTGGATGACGATCCTACTGGAGCGACAATTTTACACGAGAAGAGTTTCTTGATGGGCGCGGCTCACAAAACAGATCTGATTGCGCATTACAATGTGGGAAGTATCGTCACTTC AATCACGAAGGTGTCATTGGTGgcaggtggaagagatgtcCTCGTATACACTACGATCTCAGGAGCGGTCGGTGCTCTCATACCGTTCGTGTCAATGGATGACGTTGAGTTCATGACGACGTTAGAAATG CATATGAGATCGCAAGACGTTTCACTCGTCGGCCGAGATCATCTGGCTTACAGAGGATATTACGTTCCCGTCAAAGATGTTGTGGATGGAGATCTGTGCGAGAGCTTTGGACTGTTACCGTATTCGAAACAACAAGCGATCGCAGCGGATTTAGATAGGAATGTGGGAGAGGTACTGAAGAAGTTGGAACAGATGAGAACGAGCAGCGCGTTCTAA